Proteins found in one Solitalea lacus genomic segment:
- a CDS encoding TraB/GumN family protein, which yields MKKLILTICLFFNATSFLYSQTDPLFWEIRSKDNAKTSYLIGIPYVLCPKDLIFTEIEKQKLLKSDQIYIQNDITRPTFITEVLSANKLPDNVRLKDYYSTKDYAYLKSFFKDSINVDLDEDRFNFAPIVLYNMVIAQMIGCEPQSAETQIIRLALDNNKKICEFEKSTEIYEHLNKIELETRTSLLLQFVKNYRQVRQTYTQMKRDYYRPERIQIETLLKSSLPLKEPYSFPQQSRTEYLSKFTSTLSDLHYKFLVEERALNWATKMQRALEDKPTFFIVPEYILSGNQGLLVHLSKMGYELKPFENIFKNNVNVQNPKKTDNSYN from the coding sequence ATGAAAAAACTTATCCTTACGATATGTTTATTTTTTAATGCAACATCATTTTTGTACAGCCAAACTGATCCTCTCTTTTGGGAAATACGCTCAAAAGACAATGCAAAAACTTCTTACTTAATTGGAATACCATACGTCCTATGTCCCAAGGACCTTATTTTTACTGAAATTGAGAAACAAAAGCTATTGAAGTCCGATCAGATTTATATTCAGAATGATATCACCCGTCCTACTTTTATTACGGAGGTACTTTCAGCCAACAAATTACCTGATAATGTTAGACTAAAGGATTATTATTCAACTAAAGACTATGCCTATCTGAAATCATTTTTTAAAGATTCTATCAACGTAGATTTGGACGAAGATCGCTTCAATTTTGCTCCAATTGTGCTTTATAATATGGTAATAGCCCAAATGATCGGCTGCGAACCACAATCAGCTGAAACGCAGATAATTCGCCTTGCACTCGACAACAATAAAAAGATTTGTGAATTTGAAAAATCTACAGAAATCTATGAACATCTTAATAAAATAGAACTGGAAACCAGAACAAGTTTACTGTTGCAGTTTGTAAAAAACTATCGTCAAGTAAGACAAACGTATACCCAAATGAAAAGGGATTACTATCGACCTGAACGAATCCAAATTGAGACTTTATTAAAATCCAGTTTACCATTAAAAGAACCTTATTCCTTTCCACAACAGTCCCGAACTGAATATTTATCAAAATTTACTTCCACCCTTAGTGATCTTCATTATAAGTTCCTTGTTGAAGAAAGAGCTTTAAACTGGGCAACCAAAATGCAGAGAGCATTAGAGGATAAACCAACATTCTTCATCGTTCCAGAATATATTTTATCAGGCAATCAAGGCTTGCTAGTTCATTTGTCTAAAATGGGATATGAGCTAAAACCATTTGAGAACATCTTCAAGAATAATGTCAATGTGCAGAATCCTAAAAAAACCGATAACTCATACAATTAA
- a CDS encoding TonB-dependent receptor, whose product MKQKVYYFLALACLTCLIHQNGYAQNKGAKQTISNVADTAVARKVTITVKDLATSKLIDSVRVTLGGQANYTINGIVTFENSNDSTVLVFKPGYYRIMKKLTSSMMTVNLIKSDGESNGLVVHAGLNKNSSTSLGGSEITITGNELRRINSINFIDGLKYYVPSLIVSKNNYNGSNPNALPEIKLLGTNSFPYSATAANNNNSVAGVQTNPSAGDFIANNVTSTGAPIILLDGIQVSLQTALDIDLNRIQKVTVLKDAVATASYGMRGGNGVIAIQTEKPKGGDLNVSFTEQLQVATPDVSSFNSLSAKDKFLLEYNAGLYNGKLAIYKKRINQLNNNVNTDWLNLPLQNGVGLKHSLALSSGNDDIVYGLTASYNDIQGSMKGSSRKNLDLGAHFGGRFGSFSFNNQFNYLGTNAVNSPYGSLSEYAKMNSYWSPYDAVSGKIQKFVENDTINEAGAVKYLNYTNPAYNAMLSTTDAAKYARYSNITNLNWVLGGGFQLNGLASISKQNDEINYFLPPNHTAFANITLDKIFERGLYKYTSNSFTDLQGGASLRYQNDFGRNEIFVNLGENIIQTSSESEGVMVRGFATDRLSDIAFGNAYSSSKPASGKVVTRYASTFGNLTYSYDKRYQIDLSGSFDYHSSLSNPAKFAAAGLAWNVHNEKFLKSAKWIDLLRIKGSLGITGNQYFLSYLNHTTYNYYTDQQYVPAGSTIGMGLGAYITGVANKNLQAPETYKQDIGVDAAFFNNRLALSLNAYKQRSYRMVLPISSVSSTGYQNFSFYDNYGELENGGFEISAAATVYKSLQNNLSWNVMANTLHATDKLTTNSGPFFDNLNYNNNYNTPQNALQSQYVLGKSPYAIWAVPSLGIDPKTGKEVFVKKDGSTTTTWDANDKVYAGKLTPSWSGSLGTDLTYKQFALGAYFNYQLGAKVYNQTIADIENGNIENNVDGRVTTLSKPIVLNGLLTAPTFATTRLVEDDDKIQCSSIMLGYTMPKTIAEKIKAKNLGIKLMMNNAFEIGGADMQRGVYYPFQRNYTFTLNANF is encoded by the coding sequence ATGAAACAAAAAGTGTATTACTTCCTCGCCTTGGCTTGTCTAACATGCCTTATTCACCAGAACGGTTATGCTCAGAATAAAGGTGCCAAGCAAACAATATCCAACGTTGCAGATACAGCTGTTGCTCGAAAAGTAACTATAACTGTAAAGGATTTGGCAACCTCCAAATTAATTGACAGTGTTCGGGTAACTCTAGGTGGACAGGCGAATTATACAATTAATGGTATTGTAACGTTTGAAAACTCTAATGATTCAACCGTATTAGTATTTAAGCCAGGTTATTATAGAATTATGAAGAAACTGACATCCTCAATGATGACAGTAAACTTAATAAAATCTGATGGTGAATCAAACGGACTTGTTGTTCATGCCGGATTGAACAAAAATTCTAGCACGTCTCTTGGTGGCTCTGAAATCACCATTACAGGTAATGAGCTTCGTAGGATCAACTCAATCAACTTTATTGATGGACTAAAATATTATGTTCCTTCATTAATTGTTTCTAAAAATAATTACAATGGAAGTAATCCAAATGCACTTCCAGAAATCAAATTGCTGGGTACAAATAGTTTTCCTTATTCTGCTACTGCTGCCAACAACAATAACTCTGTTGCAGGGGTTCAAACGAATCCTTCAGCTGGAGATTTTATTGCTAACAATGTAACTTCCACTGGCGCTCCGATAATTTTGTTGGATGGAATTCAGGTATCACTTCAAACAGCACTTGATATTGATTTGAATCGCATTCAAAAGGTTACCGTATTGAAAGATGCAGTTGCAACTGCCAGCTATGGTATGCGTGGCGGAAATGGGGTAATTGCTATTCAAACTGAAAAACCTAAAGGAGGTGATTTAAATGTTTCATTTACAGAGCAATTGCAAGTTGCTACTCCTGATGTTTCTTCGTTCAATTCATTAAGTGCAAAGGATAAATTTCTTTTAGAGTATAATGCAGGTTTATATAATGGCAAACTTGCTATTTACAAAAAAAGAATAAACCAGCTTAATAATAATGTTAACACTGATTGGTTAAATCTGCCATTACAAAATGGTGTAGGTTTGAAGCATTCCCTTGCTTTAAGCAGTGGCAATGATGATATAGTTTATGGCTTAACAGCTTCTTATAATGATATTCAAGGTTCAATGAAAGGTTCTAGCAGAAAGAATCTTGATTTAGGAGCTCATTTTGGAGGTCGTTTCGGTTCATTCTCATTCAATAATCAGTTTAACTATTTAGGCACAAATGCTGTCAATTCTCCATACGGATCGCTTAGTGAGTATGCAAAGATGAATTCATATTGGAGTCCTTATGATGCAGTTTCCGGAAAAATTCAAAAGTTCGTTGAAAACGATACCATTAATGAAGCTGGAGCTGTTAAATATCTTAACTACACCAATCCTGCTTACAATGCAATGCTTTCAACGACTGATGCTGCTAAGTACGCTCGTTATAGTAATATCACTAACCTGAATTGGGTATTGGGTGGCGGATTTCAATTAAACGGGTTGGCTAGCATCAGTAAACAAAATGATGAGATAAATTATTTCTTGCCACCAAACCATACAGCGTTTGCGAACATAACTCTTGATAAAATTTTTGAACGTGGTTTATATAAATATACTTCGAACTCATTTACAGATCTTCAAGGTGGTGCGAGCTTACGTTATCAAAATGATTTCGGTAGAAATGAAATTTTTGTCAACCTTGGTGAGAACATAATTCAAACCTCAAGTGAGTCAGAAGGTGTAATGGTCAGAGGTTTTGCCACAGACCGTTTGTCTGATATTGCTTTTGGTAATGCATATTCAAGTTCAAAACCAGCCAGTGGTAAAGTAGTAACTCGTTATGCTTCTACTTTTGGCAATTTAACATACAGTTACGATAAACGTTACCAGATTGATCTTTCAGGTTCATTTGATTATCATTCATCGCTAAGCAATCCGGCAAAGTTTGCTGCTGCAGGTTTGGCGTGGAATGTACATAATGAGAAATTCCTTAAGTCAGCAAAATGGATTGATCTTTTAAGAATTAAAGGAAGCTTAGGTATTACTGGTAATCAGTACTTTTTATCATACCTTAACCATACTACATATAACTATTATACTGATCAGCAATACGTACCTGCAGGCAGTACCATAGGTATGGGATTGGGTGCCTATATAACTGGTGTGGCCAACAAGAACTTACAAGCTCCTGAAACCTATAAGCAGGATATTGGAGTAGATGCGGCCTTCTTTAATAATCGCTTAGCATTAAGTCTTAATGCATACAAGCAGAGAAGCTATAGAATGGTGCTTCCAATAAGCTCAGTTTCTTCAACAGGATACCAAAACTTTTCATTTTATGATAATTATGGAGAACTTGAAAACGGAGGATTTGAAATCAGTGCGGCTGCAACAGTTTATAAATCTCTTCAGAATAATTTGAGCTGGAATGTCATGGCAAACACACTACATGCCACGGATAAGCTTACCACCAATAGTGGGCCATTCTTCGATAATTTAAATTATAATAACAATTATAATACTCCTCAAAATGCGCTTCAATCTCAGTACGTATTAGGAAAATCTCCATATGCAATTTGGGCCGTACCATCTTTAGGTATCGATCCTAAAACCGGCAAGGAAGTTTTCGTAAAGAAAGATGGTTCAACCACCACTACTTGGGATGCAAATGATAAAGTGTATGCAGGTAAATTGACACCATCATGGTCAGGTTCACTCGGAACCGATCTTACCTATAAACAATTCGCGTTAGGTGCTTACTTCAATTATCAACTTGGCGCTAAGGTTTATAATCAAACGATCGCCGATATCGAAAATGGAAATATTGAAAACAATGTTGATGGTCGTGTGACAACCTTAAGTAAACCAATTGTATTAAATGGTCTATTAACAGCGCCAACCTTCGCAACCACCAGGTTGGTTGAAGATGATGATAAGATTCAATGTTCATCCATCATGTTGGGCTACACCATGCCAAAAACAATTGCAGAAAAAATTAAGGCCAAAAACTTGGGCATCAAATTAATGATGAACAATGCTTTTGAAATTGGTGGTGCAGATATGCAGCGTGGAGTTTATTATCCATTCCAGCGTAATTATACGTTCACTTTAAATGCAAACTTTTAA
- a CDS encoding RagB/SusD family nutrient uptake outer membrane protein produces the protein MLKSGIMQVVRKKILVMAGLCVLFSTVACQKWVDDAPQPLQVDESKVFSTEQGFRDALNGVYLQLGSSALYGRELTMGVLSLAGRNYDSVSVTKVSNLYYKAATCNLADPSVKSYSAEVWNKMYQSIANLNNVLANAETRKGIFTGDNYKTVKGEALALRAYLHFDLLRLFAPAPVTGQLASPAIPYVTALSANATPVSSVEQVLQNCIADLTAADELLSADDLTASQFTKWAVKGLLARVYMYKGDNAQAKENALAVINSNKFSLSTNNNDLFFTKESLFKLYIYNNNYYAYYKSVFSSPVLLGLSSSAQTAVYVTGNGATSDYRKNFINTLTGNGTGAALMPKKFYATASNIFPMIRLSEMYYIAAECAADVPTGLSYINQVRTGRGVPALTAANVPDAGSLSNEIMKEYRKEFIGEGQMFFYYKRKNTPFTALPFYPKVPAVAGEAYVPVAANASYTFIKPE, from the coding sequence ATGCTTAAATCAGGTATTATGCAAGTTGTGAGAAAGAAAATATTAGTAATGGCAGGGTTATGTGTCCTATTTAGTACCGTAGCCTGTCAAAAATGGGTTGATGATGCTCCTCAACCTTTGCAAGTGGATGAATCAAAAGTTTTCTCTACTGAGCAGGGATTTCGTGATGCCTTAAACGGGGTTTATTTACAGTTGGGTTCATCTGCTCTTTACGGAAGAGAGTTAACCATGGGAGTACTGTCATTGGCTGGAAGAAACTACGATAGTGTAAGTGTTACTAAAGTGAGCAACTTATATTATAAAGCTGCTACATGTAACCTTGCTGATCCTTCGGTTAAAAGTTATTCTGCTGAGGTTTGGAACAAAATGTATCAATCCATTGCCAACCTGAATAATGTTTTAGCTAATGCAGAAACAAGAAAAGGCATATTTACGGGCGATAATTATAAAACCGTAAAAGGAGAGGCTCTAGCTCTTAGAGCGTATTTACACTTTGATTTGCTTCGTTTGTTTGCTCCAGCTCCTGTAACAGGTCAGTTGGCTAGTCCGGCTATTCCATATGTAACAGCGTTAAGTGCCAATGCTACTCCGGTAAGTTCTGTTGAGCAAGTACTACAAAACTGTATTGCTGATTTAACTGCGGCAGATGAGTTGTTAAGTGCCGATGATTTAACAGCATCTCAATTTACAAAATGGGCGGTAAAAGGCTTATTAGCACGTGTGTACATGTATAAAGGAGATAATGCACAAGCCAAAGAAAATGCTTTAGCAGTTATCAACAGCAATAAGTTTTCATTGTCAACAAACAACAATGATTTATTCTTTACAAAAGAAAGCTTGTTTAAACTTTATATATACAACAATAATTATTACGCATACTATAAATCAGTGTTTAGCTCCCCAGTCTTATTGGGCTTATCATCTTCAGCTCAAACTGCAGTATATGTAACAGGCAATGGTGCTACCTCAGATTATCGGAAGAATTTTATTAACACACTAACCGGAAATGGAACAGGTGCAGCACTCATGCCCAAGAAATTCTATGCAACTGCTTCGAATATATTTCCAATGATACGTTTATCGGAGATGTATTACATAGCAGCTGAATGTGCTGCCGATGTACCAACAGGCTTATCGTATATCAATCAAGTTAGAACTGGCAGAGGGGTTCCGGCTTTAACCGCTGCAAACGTTCCGGATGCAGGAAGCCTTTCTAATGAAATTATGAAAGAATATCGAAAAGAATTTATCGGAGAAGGGCAAATGTTCTTCTATTATAAGCGGAAAAATACGCCATTTACAGCTTTGCCATTTTATCCGAAAGTGCCTGCCGTAGCTGGCGAAGCTTACGTTCCTGTGGCGGCCAATGCAAGTTATACATTCATTAAACCTGAATAA